The following proteins come from a genomic window of Mycobacterium sp. DL:
- a CDS encoding NAD(P)-dependent oxidoreductase, producing the protein MRVGFIGLGSQGGPMARRIVEGGFDLTLWARRAASVEPYADTAARVAATPAELAAACDLVCLCVVGDDDVREVLTGDAGVLAGLEPGGIVAIHSTIHPDTCRELAEIAAAQGVTLIDAPVSGGAPAVEQGTLMVMVGGQDDVVEKVRPVFATYSDAIVHLGGLGSGQVAKILNNLLFSANLGAAMSTLELGDALGIPRDRLCEVLHRGSATSKAVGSITMFGGTLEGLAPIAGALLQKDVRHAASLAADASAPEGSVFEVADTALTLMDHSR; encoded by the coding sequence ATGAGGGTCGGATTCATCGGGCTGGGCAGTCAGGGCGGACCCATGGCGCGCAGGATCGTCGAGGGCGGTTTCGACTTGACGCTCTGGGCGCGCAGGGCCGCATCGGTCGAGCCGTATGCCGACACAGCGGCCAGGGTGGCGGCCACGCCGGCCGAGCTCGCCGCTGCCTGCGACCTGGTGTGCCTGTGTGTCGTCGGCGACGACGACGTCCGCGAGGTGCTCACCGGCGACGCAGGGGTGCTCGCCGGACTCGAGCCCGGCGGTATCGTCGCGATCCACAGCACGATCCATCCCGACACCTGCCGCGAGCTCGCGGAAATTGCTGCGGCACAGGGGGTCACGCTGATCGACGCGCCGGTCAGCGGCGGCGCTCCGGCCGTCGAACAGGGCACGCTGATGGTCATGGTCGGCGGCCAGGACGACGTCGTCGAGAAGGTGCGTCCGGTCTTCGCCACCTATTCCGATGCCATCGTCCACCTCGGCGGGTTGGGCAGTGGTCAGGTCGCCAAGATCCTGAACAACCTGCTGTTCAGCGCGAACCTCGGCGCGGCGATGAGCACCCTGGAGTTGGGCGACGCGCTCGGCATCCCGCGGGACCGACTGTGCGAGGTCCTCCATCGGGGTTCGGCGACCAGCAAGGCGGTCGGCAGCATCACGATGTTCGGTGGAACCCTCGAAGGGCTGGCCCCCATCGCGGGGGCGCTGCTGCAGAAGGACGTGCGGCACGCGGCGAGCCTCGCGGCGGACGCGTCGGCACCCGAGGGCAGCGTGTTCGAGGTGGCGGACACGGCGCTGACGCTCATGGACCATTCGAGATGA
- a CDS encoding alpha/beta hydrolase encodes MPAPRPRVVLVDGVPMSALVSQAPEPRAVIVAVHGGATSAAYFDCPGQPRLSLLRAAAATGFTTIALDRPGYGASAVYANDFGDASRRVDAAFAAVDKVLADGDRGAGLFLVGHSAGCELALRMATTGSEVLGVEVAGTGLRYSETAKNIISAATLTSRPAGLRDLLWQPTELYPREVLTGALAAPGVAYEAEVTANWARRDFPEIAARVQVPVQFSVADHESVWESTPDARAAIAALFTSSPRVLVNEMADSGHNLSVGLTADTYHHRVTSFIEECIADARGRDRESSGGT; translated from the coding sequence ATGCCGGCACCGCGCCCCCGCGTCGTGCTGGTCGACGGGGTACCGATGTCGGCGCTCGTCTCACAGGCACCCGAACCCCGCGCGGTCATCGTCGCCGTACACGGCGGTGCCACGTCTGCCGCGTACTTCGACTGCCCCGGCCAGCCCAGGCTGTCGCTGTTGCGTGCCGCTGCGGCAACGGGATTCACGACGATCGCCCTGGACAGGCCGGGGTATGGAGCCTCGGCGGTGTACGCGAACGATTTCGGCGACGCCTCCCGGCGTGTCGACGCCGCCTTCGCGGCGGTGGACAAGGTCCTCGCCGACGGTGACCGCGGCGCAGGGTTGTTCCTCGTCGGGCATTCCGCCGGTTGCGAGCTCGCCCTGCGGATGGCGACAACAGGGTCCGAGGTGCTCGGCGTCGAGGTGGCCGGAACCGGGCTGCGGTACAGCGAGACCGCCAAGAACATCATCAGCGCAGCCACGCTCACCTCGCGCCCCGCCGGGCTGCGGGACCTGTTGTGGCAACCGACGGAGCTCTACCCGCGCGAGGTCCTCACCGGAGCGCTCGCGGCCCCCGGGGTCGCCTACGAGGCGGAGGTGACGGCGAACTGGGCACGACGGGACTTCCCTGAAATCGCCGCGCGCGTGCAGGTCCCGGTTCAGTTCAGCGTCGCCGACCACGAAAGTGTCTGGGAGTCCACGCCCGACGCGCGCGCCGCGATCGCAGCGCTGTTCACCTCATCCCCGCGCGTACTCGTCAACGAGATGGCAGACAGCGGACACAATCTCAGCGTCGGTCTGACCGCCGACACCTACCACCACAGGGTGACGTCGTTCATCGAGGAATGCATCGCGGACGCTCGCGGCCGCGATCGGGAATCAAGCGGAGGCACGTAG
- a CDS encoding OB-fold domain-containing protein, whose protein sequence is MTRPLPQLTVQNEFFWTSGADGRLRIQECLSCQSLIHPPAPVCRYCRETTMGVRVVSGRATLAGLTVNHRFGFPDLPPPYVVAEVALLEDPRVRLTTNIIGADPDSLTIGQPVEVEFQQVDDVWLPLFTPAADQAAPTALPTDEIPPEQFAKHVRPMLTTKKFEDHSAITGIGMSTIGRRQMVAPLSLTIAACEQAVADAGLTFDDIDGLSTYPGLDMAGMGEGGVSALEGALGLRPTWINGGMDTFGPGGSVIAAMMAVSTGMARHVLCFRTLWEATFGQLVKEGKMSPPMGARTSSWQHPFGAISAAHVLAQNASRHFDRYGTTRETLGWIALNQRANAALNPTAIYRDPMTMDDYLSARMITTPFGLYDCDVPCDGAVAVIVSAVDAAEDLAKPPVRFEAVGTQIIERLDWDQTTLTHEPQVLGQSAHLWSRTSLRPKDVDVAELYDGFTFNCLSWLEGLGFCGIGEAKDFLDGGKAIARDGVIPLNTHGGQLSHGRTHGMGLIHEAVTQLRGDAGERQVPGARVAVASSGGLTPSGVMLLRTDG, encoded by the coding sequence TTGACAAGACCACTGCCACAACTCACCGTGCAGAACGAGTTCTTCTGGACCTCCGGGGCCGACGGACGGCTCAGGATCCAGGAGTGTCTGAGCTGCCAGTCCCTGATCCATCCTCCCGCTCCGGTGTGCCGGTACTGCCGGGAAACGACGATGGGCGTGCGGGTGGTCTCGGGCAGGGCGACGCTGGCGGGGCTGACCGTCAACCATCGCTTCGGTTTTCCGGATCTGCCGCCGCCCTACGTGGTGGCCGAGGTCGCACTCCTCGAGGATCCCCGAGTTCGGTTGACCACCAACATCATCGGCGCCGATCCCGACAGCCTCACAATCGGCCAGCCCGTCGAGGTGGAGTTCCAGCAGGTCGACGATGTCTGGCTGCCGCTGTTCACGCCCGCGGCCGACCAAGCCGCGCCCACGGCGCTGCCCACCGACGAGATTCCGCCGGAGCAGTTCGCCAAACACGTCCGGCCGATGCTCACCACGAAGAAGTTCGAAGACCACTCGGCGATCACCGGCATCGGCATGTCCACGATCGGCCGCAGGCAGATGGTGGCCCCGCTGTCGCTGACGATCGCCGCGTGCGAACAGGCGGTCGCCGACGCGGGACTCACCTTTGACGACATCGACGGGTTGTCCACCTATCCGGGACTCGACATGGCCGGCATGGGAGAGGGCGGCGTCAGTGCGCTCGAAGGCGCTCTCGGCCTGCGTCCCACCTGGATCAACGGCGGGATGGACACGTTCGGCCCCGGCGGTTCGGTGATCGCGGCCATGATGGCGGTGTCCACCGGGATGGCCCGCCATGTGCTGTGCTTCCGCACGCTGTGGGAGGCGACGTTCGGGCAGCTGGTCAAGGAGGGCAAGATGTCCCCTCCGATGGGTGCGCGCACCTCCAGTTGGCAGCATCCGTTCGGCGCGATCTCGGCAGCACACGTGTTGGCGCAGAACGCGAGCCGCCACTTCGACCGCTACGGGACCACTCGCGAGACTCTCGGCTGGATCGCGTTGAACCAGCGTGCGAACGCCGCCCTGAACCCGACCGCCATCTATCGCGATCCCATGACGATGGACGACTATCTGTCGGCACGGATGATCACCACGCCGTTCGGCCTGTACGACTGCGACGTCCCGTGTGACGGTGCGGTCGCGGTGATCGTGTCTGCCGTCGACGCGGCCGAGGACCTGGCCAAACCGCCAGTGCGGTTCGAGGCCGTCGGCACCCAGATCATCGAGCGTCTCGACTGGGATCAGACCACGCTCACCCACGAGCCCCAGGTGCTCGGCCAGTCCGCGCACTTGTGGTCCCGGACATCGTTGCGGCCCAAGGATGTCGACGTCGCCGAGCTGTATGACGGGTTCACGTTCAACTGTCTGTCCTGGCTGGAGGGACTGGGCTTCTGCGGTATCGGCGAGGCGAAGGACTTCCTCGACGGCGGCAAGGCCATCGCCCGTGACGGCGTCATTCCGCTGAACACCCACGGCGGTCAGCTGTCTCACGGCCGCACCCACGGCATGGGGCTGATCCACGAGGCGGTCACCCAGCTGCGCGGCGATGCGGGTGAGCGCCAGGTCCCCGGTGCCCGGGTCGCGGTGGCCAGCAGCGGTGGGCTGACCCCCAGCGGCGTGATGCTCTTGCGGACCGACGGGTGA
- a CDS encoding ferredoxin, with the protein MKIRLDRTLCDGFGICAKHAPGYFSLDDWGYASLIGDGTVSSDDRAAVLRALLDCPVHAITELGEHGPLGGRPPSADSDEAIEPQLNSEDSEAISEFVR; encoded by the coding sequence ATGAAGATCCGACTGGACCGAACGCTGTGCGACGGGTTCGGCATCTGCGCCAAGCACGCCCCCGGGTACTTCTCGCTCGATGACTGGGGCTATGCGTCGTTGATCGGTGATGGAACCGTCTCCAGTGACGATCGAGCCGCGGTGCTCCGGGCGCTGCTGGATTGTCCGGTGCACGCGATCACCGAGCTCGGCGAGCACGGGCCACTGGGCGGTCGGCCGCCGTCGGCCGACTCAGATGAGGCCATCGAGCCTCAGTTGAACAGCGAGGACAGCGAAGCGATCTCGGAGTTCGTCCGTTGA
- a CDS encoding NADH-ubiquinone oxidoreductase-F iron-sulfur binding region domain-containing protein: protein MTATDNRFATRVATAVWPGLQPRLLRLSETAEDYAAYAQSGGYQDLGDPDALLEEIDRCGLLGRGGAAFPLAVKLRTVRDAGRAGSSTVVLANGEEGEPASVKDRWLMRYRPHIVLDGVRLAVRIVGAERAHVYVSDPLAAHELNTALDAAPSIAAQVTVVSVDPGYVAGEETAAVRAVNGGPAKPTDKPPRPFEKGVGGLPTLVSNVETLANLPFILRHGSDAYRAEGTSASPGTFLATVTGGGRPPTLYELPLGTPFAELLEHQQVSADQVKGVLMGGYFAGLLNREVMDATLDHETMRRLNSGLGCGAVAVITDDCPVAVAASVMAYFDRENAGQCGSCFNGTAAMSAVTDALRQGSATEEDMTRLERWSVVLRGRGACATLDAATNVAASLLRAFPADVARHLAGDCDACRAHVYHALRPYEVEAFS from the coding sequence ATGACCGCAACAGACAATCGGTTCGCCACCCGGGTGGCGACTGCCGTCTGGCCGGGGCTCCAGCCTCGACTGTTGCGACTGTCCGAAACCGCTGAAGACTACGCCGCGTACGCGCAGTCCGGCGGCTATCAGGATCTCGGCGATCCTGACGCTCTGCTCGAAGAGATCGATCGGTGTGGATTGCTCGGCCGCGGCGGTGCCGCGTTCCCCCTTGCGGTGAAGCTGCGCACGGTCCGTGACGCCGGTCGTGCCGGGAGTTCCACGGTCGTGCTCGCCAACGGTGAGGAGGGTGAGCCCGCCTCCGTCAAGGACAGGTGGCTCATGCGCTACCGCCCGCACATCGTGCTCGACGGCGTCCGGTTGGCCGTACGCATCGTCGGTGCCGAGCGCGCCCACGTGTATGTCTCGGACCCACTGGCCGCTCATGAGCTGAACACCGCCCTGGACGCCGCACCGTCGATTGCGGCGCAGGTCACCGTGGTCAGCGTCGACCCCGGATATGTGGCCGGCGAGGAGACCGCAGCGGTGCGCGCCGTCAACGGTGGCCCCGCCAAGCCCACCGACAAACCCCCCCGGCCGTTCGAGAAGGGCGTCGGCGGATTGCCCACGCTGGTCAGCAATGTCGAGACGCTGGCCAACCTCCCATTCATCTTGCGCCATGGAAGTGACGCCTACCGAGCAGAGGGTACGTCCGCCTCCCCCGGTACGTTCCTGGCCACCGTCACCGGCGGCGGCCGACCTCCGACGTTGTACGAGTTACCCCTCGGCACACCGTTCGCCGAACTACTGGAACACCAACAGGTTTCCGCCGACCAAGTGAAGGGCGTGCTGATGGGCGGGTATTTCGCGGGCCTGCTCAACCGTGAGGTGATGGACGCCACGCTCGACCACGAAACCATGCGCCGGCTCAACAGCGGACTGGGGTGCGGCGCCGTTGCGGTGATCACCGATGACTGCCCGGTTGCGGTCGCGGCATCGGTGATGGCCTACTTCGACCGCGAGAACGCCGGGCAGTGCGGTTCGTGTTTCAACGGCACCGCGGCGATGTCCGCGGTGACCGATGCACTGCGACAGGGCAGTGCTACCGAGGAGGACATGACCCGGCTGGAGCGTTGGTCTGTGGTCCTGCGTGGACGAGGCGCCTGCGCCACTTTGGATGCCGCCACCAACGTCGCCGCCAGCCTGCTGCGGGCCTTCCCCGCCGACGTCGCAAGGCATCTGGCCGGCGACTGTGATGCGTGCCGCGCCCACGTGTACCACGCGCTACGGCCCTACGAGGTGGAGGCGTTTTCGTGA
- a CDS encoding alpha/beta hydrolase yields MPNKKIEINGGNVVYEILGKEGEFIVLTPGGRFSKDIPGLKPLARKLVDGGYRVLLWDRPNCGKSDVQFYGQSESHMRAETLQQLITKLDIGPCIIAGGSGGARDSMLTTMLYPELVKKLVVWNIVGGVYGSFVLGSYYIVPNILAVRGAGMKAVAQIAEWQERIAENPDNEARILAQDPDQFLKLMMRWLNAFVPKPGQTIPGVEDEMFDNIEVPTLIIRGGENDLDHPKRTSLEVSCLIKGSKVIDPPWPEDAWERAGEARASGKVKRFNMFDTWVQAAPAILDFLKKSK; encoded by the coding sequence TTGCCCAACAAGAAGATCGAGATCAACGGCGGTAACGTCGTCTACGAAATCCTCGGCAAAGAGGGTGAATTCATCGTCCTCACACCCGGTGGCAGGTTCAGCAAGGACATTCCCGGGCTGAAACCGCTGGCGCGCAAACTCGTCGATGGCGGATATCGGGTCTTGTTGTGGGACCGGCCCAACTGCGGTAAGTCCGACGTGCAGTTCTACGGTCAGAGCGAATCCCACATGCGCGCAGAGACACTGCAGCAGTTGATCACCAAGCTGGACATCGGTCCGTGCATCATCGCGGGTGGATCCGGCGGGGCCCGCGATTCGATGCTGACCACGATGCTCTACCCCGAGCTGGTCAAGAAATTGGTGGTGTGGAACATCGTCGGCGGGGTGTACGGCTCCTTCGTGCTCGGGTCGTACTACATCGTGCCGAACATCCTTGCCGTCCGCGGCGCCGGCATGAAGGCCGTCGCCCAGATCGCGGAGTGGCAGGAACGCATCGCCGAGAATCCGGACAACGAGGCTCGCATTCTTGCCCAGGATCCCGATCAGTTCCTGAAGTTGATGATGCGCTGGCTCAACGCCTTTGTCCCCAAGCCCGGCCAGACCATCCCAGGTGTCGAGGACGAGATGTTCGACAACATCGAGGTGCCCACGTTGATCATCAGAGGCGGCGAGAACGACCTCGACCACCCCAAGCGCACATCGCTGGAGGTGAGCTGCCTGATCAAGGGTTCCAAGGTCATCGACCCGCCGTGGCCCGAGGATGCCTGGGAGCGCGCCGGGGAGGCGCGGGCGTCCGGAAAAGTCAAGCGCTTCAACATGTTCGACACCTGGGTGCAGGCCGCACCCGCGATCCTCGATTTCTTGAAGAAGTCGAAATGA
- a CDS encoding Rieske 2Fe-2S domain-containing protein gives MEKDKTPRLAQGREHVVATVDEIPSGTHKLVPIGRHGVGVYNVNGTFYAIANYCPHEGGPLCSGRARGRNIVDDSVPGDAVMVRDLEFIFCPWHQWGFELATGTTAVKPEWSIRTYPVRVVGNDVLVQA, from the coding sequence ATGGAGAAGGACAAGACGCCCCGCTTGGCGCAGGGGCGCGAACACGTTGTCGCCACTGTCGACGAGATTCCCTCGGGTACACACAAACTCGTACCGATCGGCCGTCATGGCGTCGGCGTCTACAACGTCAACGGCACGTTCTATGCGATCGCCAACTACTGTCCGCACGAGGGTGGCCCCCTGTGCTCGGGTCGGGCCCGTGGCCGCAACATCGTCGACGACAGCGTGCCCGGTGACGCGGTGATGGTGCGCGATCTGGAGTTCATCTTCTGCCCCTGGCATCAATGGGGTTTCGAGCTCGCAACCGGAACCACCGCGGTGAAGCCTGAGTGGAGTATCCGCACCTATCCCGTCCGGGTCGTCGGCAACGACGTGCTCGTCCAGGCCTAG
- a CDS encoding amidohydrolase family protein, producing the protein MTTTANPRVPAAERIAVRCVDSDVHPAPRSGDLGQYIPEPWRSKYFGTHKVGDQIYYDAPDYAHSYAMRLDTFPPDGEFACSDPDLAFKQLIMEAGADICILEPAAYPARIPEAQHAMSVALNHWQANHWLDSHNNWHERWRGSICVAIEAPEDSVAEIENWAGHPYMSQILIKAEPRPSWGNPKYDPIWAAATKHDIPVSCHLSRSHYDELPMPPVGLPSYNHDFMVTYSLLAANQVMSLIFDGTFDRHPTLKIVFVEHAFTWILPLMWRMDALYEARKPWVDIKRKPSEYVKDHIKFTTQPLDYPEDKTELTRAFEWMECEKILLFSSDYPHWTFDDPRWLVKHLPEHAREAIMFRNGMATYTNVPDTVPALEGQVRVF; encoded by the coding sequence ATGACCACTACCGCCAATCCACGGGTACCCGCCGCCGAACGGATCGCTGTTCGGTGTGTGGACTCCGATGTGCACCCGGCGCCGCGCAGCGGCGATCTCGGTCAGTACATCCCCGAGCCGTGGCGAAGCAAGTACTTCGGCACCCACAAGGTCGGCGACCAGATCTACTACGACGCCCCCGACTATGCGCACTCGTATGCGATGCGCCTGGACACTTTCCCCCCGGACGGCGAGTTCGCCTGCAGTGACCCCGATCTGGCGTTCAAGCAGCTCATCATGGAGGCCGGCGCCGACATCTGCATCCTGGAACCTGCCGCGTACCCAGCCCGGATCCCCGAAGCCCAGCACGCCATGTCCGTCGCACTGAATCATTGGCAGGCCAATCACTGGCTGGACAGCCACAACAACTGGCACGAACGCTGGCGCGGCTCCATCTGCGTGGCGATCGAAGCGCCCGAGGACAGCGTCGCCGAGATCGAGAACTGGGCCGGTCACCCCTACATGTCGCAGATCCTGATCAAAGCCGAGCCGCGCCCGTCATGGGGCAACCCCAAGTACGACCCGATCTGGGCGGCAGCCACCAAGCACGACATCCCCGTCAGCTGCCACCTGTCGCGAAGTCACTACGACGAACTGCCGATGCCGCCGGTCGGGCTGCCCAGCTACAACCACGATTTCATGGTCACGTACTCGCTGCTGGCGGCGAACCAGGTGATGAGCCTGATCTTCGACGGGACGTTCGACCGCCATCCGACGCTCAAGATCGTGTTCGTGGAGCACGCGTTCACGTGGATCCTGCCGCTGATGTGGCGCATGGACGCGCTCTACGAGGCGCGCAAGCCCTGGGTCGACATCAAGCGCAAGCCCAGTGAGTACGTCAAGGACCACATCAAGTTCACCACGCAGCCGCTGGACTATCCCGAGGACAAGACCGAGTTGACGCGGGCCTTCGAGTGGATGGAGTGCGAGAAGATCCTGCTTTTCTCCAGCGACTACCCGCACTGGACTTTCGACGACCCCCGTTGGCTGGTCAAGCACCTGCCCGAGCATGCCCGCGAAGCCATCATGTTCCGCAACGGGATGGCCACCTATACGAATGTGCCGGACACCGTGCCCGCGCTCGAGGGTCAGGTCCGGGTCTTCTAA
- a CDS encoding amidohydrolase family protein, whose amino-acid sequence MKAFSDGAGGVDADPVEVPVIDTSVHIFTQSNKDLRKTFMQEPFRSRGFPDYEMDWYGAPGGEYAEGTEGPDGEYPGSDPALAAKHLFTERGVDIAILHPMTRGIMPDRHLGTAIAAAHNEMMVTRWLDHAEFGDRFRGTIRVNPDDIVGALREINKYKDHPRVVQLGIPLQSRELYGKPQYWPLWEAAVDANLPVAVHFEVGSGVMLPPTPNGLTRTYEQFVGFTALNFLYHLMNMIAEGVFERNPALKLVWADGAADMLTPFMWRMDCFGRPHLEQTPWAPKMPSDYLPGHVFFVQGSLDGPGDVDFAGEWAGFTGKDDMVMYGSSYPHWQLNELSVPSAYSAEQRDKLCWRNAAELYGIEVAASPSVASAAAAQ is encoded by the coding sequence GTGAAGGCATTCAGTGACGGGGCGGGAGGCGTCGACGCCGACCCGGTGGAGGTTCCCGTCATCGACACCAGCGTGCACATCTTCACCCAGTCCAACAAGGACCTGCGCAAGACGTTCATGCAAGAGCCGTTCCGAAGCCGCGGCTTCCCGGATTACGAGATGGACTGGTACGGCGCCCCGGGCGGCGAGTACGCCGAGGGCACCGAAGGACCCGACGGTGAATATCCGGGCTCGGACCCTGCGCTGGCTGCCAAGCACCTGTTCACCGAGCGCGGTGTCGACATCGCCATCCTCCATCCGATGACGCGCGGCATCATGCCGGATCGGCATCTGGGTACCGCGATCGCCGCTGCGCACAACGAGATGATGGTGACCCGCTGGCTGGACCACGCCGAGTTCGGCGACAGATTCCGCGGCACCATACGGGTCAATCCGGATGACATCGTCGGTGCACTGCGCGAGATCAACAAGTACAAGGACCACCCCCGAGTGGTTCAACTGGGCATCCCGCTGCAGTCCCGCGAGCTCTACGGCAAGCCACAGTACTGGCCGCTGTGGGAAGCCGCGGTCGACGCGAACCTCCCGGTCGCCGTGCACTTCGAGGTCGGGTCCGGTGTCATGTTGCCACCCACTCCGAACGGGTTGACCCGCACGTACGAGCAGTTCGTCGGTTTCACGGCGCTGAACTTCCTCTATCACCTGATGAACATGATCGCCGAGGGGGTTTTCGAGAGAAATCCCGCGCTGAAGCTGGTGTGGGCCGACGGCGCCGCGGACATGCTGACACCGTTCATGTGGCGGATGGACTGTTTCGGCAGACCACACCTGGAGCAGACACCGTGGGCACCGAAGATGCCCAGCGACTACCTGCCCGGCCACGTCTTCTTCGTGCAGGGCAGCCTGGACGGCCCTGGTGATGTCGACTTCGCCGGGGAATGGGCCGGGTTCACCGGCAAGGACGACATGGTGATGTACGGGTCGAGCTACCCGCATTGGCAACTCAACGAGCTGTCGGTACCCAGTGCCTACAGCGCCGAACAACGCGACAAATTGTGCTGGCGCAACGCCGCAGAGCTCTACGGCATCGAAGTTGCCGCATCTCCATCCGTGGCATCCGCGGCTGCGGCACAGTAG
- a CDS encoding acyl-CoA dehydrogenase family protein has product MLLEFDADQRLWQETVRDAVSKQCPASLIRDIAENGVDPAPLWSSYVEAGWTELVDQENAVELAIVLEELGRATDPTPLLATLTQFAPLVGDRFDPLSAGAAVYSGVTAVRDAEGWVLTGTDRFVLDGDRAERLAVVTPAGVFLVDAQHTTTRRIDVFDPVLHVAEVSFVGVHVAETERLPADTERARHVALMGMAITMVGACQRILDLALDHAKSRQQFGVAIGTFQAIQHKATDMYVAIERARALTYFAALTIAADDPRRRLAAAMAKASAGECQALVFRHGLQMFGAMGFTWENDVQFALKRAKAGELMLGGAAEHRALIAEKFNAADL; this is encoded by the coding sequence GTGCTACTCGAATTCGATGCTGATCAGCGGCTGTGGCAGGAGACCGTGCGCGACGCGGTGTCCAAGCAGTGCCCGGCCTCGCTGATCCGCGACATCGCGGAGAACGGCGTCGATCCCGCGCCGCTATGGAGCAGTTACGTCGAGGCGGGCTGGACCGAACTGGTCGACCAGGAGAACGCCGTCGAGTTGGCGATCGTTCTCGAGGAATTGGGCAGGGCGACCGACCCGACACCTCTGCTGGCAACCCTGACCCAGTTCGCGCCGCTGGTGGGTGATCGCTTCGACCCGCTCAGCGCGGGGGCTGCGGTCTACAGCGGGGTGACCGCCGTCCGCGACGCCGAAGGCTGGGTGCTGACCGGAACCGATCGGTTCGTGCTCGACGGAGATCGTGCGGAACGCCTGGCCGTCGTGACGCCCGCCGGTGTCTTTCTCGTCGACGCCCAGCACACCACCACCCGTCGCATCGACGTCTTCGACCCGGTGCTCCACGTTGCGGAGGTGTCGTTCGTGGGTGTCCATGTCGCCGAAACCGAACGGCTCCCAGCAGATACCGAGCGAGCCCGCCATGTCGCGCTGATGGGTATGGCGATCACGATGGTCGGGGCCTGCCAGCGCATCCTCGACCTGGCGCTTGACCACGCCAAGAGCCGTCAACAGTTCGGGGTCGCGATCGGAACGTTCCAGGCGATCCAGCACAAGGCCACCGACATGTACGTCGCGATCGAGCGTGCCCGCGCGCTGACCTATTTCGCCGCCCTCACGATCGCCGCGGACGATCCGCGCCGGCGCCTCGCAGCCGCGATGGCCAAGGCTTCGGCGGGGGAGTGTCAGGCGCTGGTGTTCCGCCATGGTCTGCAGATGTTCGGCGCGATGGGCTTCACGTGGGAGAACGACGTGCAGTTCGCGCTCAAGCGGGCCAAAGCCGGTGAACTCATGCTGGGCGGCGCCGCCGAGCATCGTGCCCTGATCGCGGAGAAATTCAATGCAGCTGACCTTTGA
- a CDS encoding acyl-CoA dehydrogenase family protein — translation MQLTFDNDVEEFRAEFSAFLDEHLPTAAETLERPRSVSHMPQWARDWQRKLFDNGWLLPAQPPEFGGRNASVLQTYVHLDELCRRRIYHSFNPQGVNIIAASLLTFGTEEQKHQWAVPVLKGDRTASLGMSEPSAGSDLASLRTKAVRDGDVFVVNGQKVWTSGAHDADFLLTFVRTDPDAPKHKGISVLLIPTDLEGVVCRPFADMTGIDNLDFNEVFFTDVRVPAENLVGPLNGGWGVANGSLGHERTMMWLGFADRIANAIADSRPSSALERDEWASTVMDYQALRLLGSVGLAKAARGEVDVASVSIPKLFGAEAEQRAMHQALEAAGPEGLIHPATSGPYEHMNLDHYFASWFERYARSFGGTIAGGTSEIQRNIIAQQVLGLPRR, via the coding sequence ATGCAGCTGACCTTTGACAACGACGTCGAGGAGTTCCGGGCCGAGTTCTCCGCGTTCCTCGACGAGCACCTGCCCACTGCGGCCGAGACGTTGGAGCGCCCGCGGTCCGTGTCGCACATGCCGCAGTGGGCCCGCGACTGGCAGCGCAAGCTCTTCGACAACGGTTGGCTGCTGCCTGCCCAACCGCCCGAGTTCGGTGGACGCAACGCGTCGGTGCTGCAGACCTACGTCCACCTCGACGAGTTGTGCCGACGCCGGATCTACCACAGCTTCAACCCGCAGGGCGTCAACATCATCGCGGCCTCGCTGCTCACGTTCGGCACCGAGGAGCAGAAGCATCAGTGGGCTGTGCCGGTGCTGAAGGGGGACCGGACCGCGTCGCTGGGGATGAGTGAGCCCAGCGCCGGATCTGATCTGGCATCCCTTCGTACCAAGGCGGTCCGTGATGGGGACGTTTTTGTCGTCAACGGCCAGAAGGTATGGACATCAGGCGCACACGACGCCGACTTCCTGCTGACCTTCGTCCGCACCGATCCCGACGCACCCAAGCACAAGGGCATCAGCGTGCTGCTGATCCCGACCGATCTCGAGGGCGTCGTGTGCCGGCCGTTCGCGGACATGACCGGGATCGACAACCTGGACTTCAACGAGGTGTTCTTCACCGACGTCCGGGTGCCTGCCGAGAATCTCGTCGGCCCGCTCAACGGCGGTTGGGGAGTGGCCAACGGTTCGCTCGGACACGAGCGCACCATGATGTGGCTGGGGTTCGCCGACCGGATCGCCAACGCGATAGCCGACTCTCGACCGTCGAGTGCGCTCGAACGTGATGAATGGGCGAGCACGGTGATGGACTATCAGGCGCTGCGACTGCTGGGGTCGGTCGGCCTGGCCAAGGCCGCGCGCGGCGAGGTCGACGTCGCATCGGTGTCGATACCGAAGCTGTTCGGCGCCGAGGCCGAGCAGCGCGCGATGCATCAGGCGCTGGAAGCCGCCGGCCCCGAGGGTCTGATCCATCCGGCGACCTCAGGTCCGTACGAGCACATGAACCTCGACCACTATTTCGCCAGCTGGTTCGAGCGATACGCCCGTAGCTTCGGCGGAACCATCGCCGGCGGGACATCGGAGATCCAGCGCAACATCATCGCCCAGCAGGTACTCGGACTTCCCCGGCGTTAG